The following proteins are encoded in a genomic region of Bufo bufo chromosome 11, aBufBuf1.1, whole genome shotgun sequence:
- the LOC120982610 gene encoding alpha-1-antitrypsin-like produces the protein MCIYIHKDRRTIPHIPETFTSCWNMRVLLILGTVLLCTLVLADHKEGHHEGNDDHHEGHHEGNDDHHDQKHDHDHKDGHDKKGEDYHHNMSLSCHKIAHYNSLFSFDLFRQVALDHPSENIVFSPVSISMAFSFLSIGAKAQTRSQIINGLRLNASEISEQEIHECFHNLLDLLNDVKREVQLGVGNALFVSKEYKILHAFLDQAKKLYHSEAFSTDFKNTEEAKNQINTYVEKNTHGKIAELLNSVDENAILYLINYIHFKAKWQKPFDEESTEEEDFHVNENTTVKVPFMFRIGYYDVAIHDDATVVSLPYKGDAKALIIMPNEGKLSEIEKHLCKEEIKKLKKSMSNEFVKLRFPKFSVSGTVNLKETLKKLGIEDVFSDSADLSGITGAPNVKISKGVHKAVLNVNEHGTEAAGATALEGTPMMLPHSVKIDRPFLFLLYDYITKSILFMGRIVNPQK, from the exons atgtgtatatatattcacAAAGACAGACGTACAATCCCACACATCCCGGAGACCTTCACAAGCTGCTG GAACATGAGGGTCCTTCTGATTTTGGGAACTGTTCTGCTTTGTACATTGGTCCTTGCTGACCATAAAGAAGGCCATCATGAAGGAAACGATGACCACCATGAAGGCCATCATGAAGGAAACGATGACCACCATGATCAGAAACATGACCATGATCACAAAGATGGCCATGACAAGAAAGGAGAAGACTATCACCATAACATGTCCTTGTCCTGCCACAAGATAGCTCATTACAATTCATTATTCTCCTTCGACCTGTTTCGGCAGGTAGCTCTAGATCATCCTTCTGAGAACATTGTCTTctcccctgtcagtatttcaatggCATTTTCTTTCCTGTCTATTGGCGCCAAGGCTCAGACCCGCTCACAGATCATTAATGGACTCCGCTTAAACGCATCTGAGATCTCAGAACAAGAAATTCATGAATGTTTCCACAATCTTCTGGATCTCCTGAATGATGTGAAGCGGGAGGTCCAGCTCGGGGTTGGGAATGCTCTCTTCGTTTCCAAGGAATATAAGATTCTCCACGCTTTCCTAGATCAGGCCAAAAAGCTCTATCACTCAGAGGCATTTTCTACTGATTTCAAAAACACAGAAGAAGCAAAGAATCAAATTAACACTTACGTGGAGAAGAACACCCATGGCAAGATCGCTGAGCTGCTGAACAGTGTAGACGAGAATGCCATTCTTTACCTCATCAACTACATTCATTTCAAAG CAAAATGGCAAAAACCATTTGACGAGGAATCGACAGAAGAAGAAGATTTTCACGTCAATGAGAACACAACGGTGAAGGTGCCTTTCATGTTCAGAATAGGATACTACGATGTGGCCATTCACGATGACGCCACTGTGGTCTCCTTACCCTATAAAGGAGATGCCAAAGCCTTAATCATCATGCCAAATGAGGGGAAGTTGTCTGAAATAGAGAAACATTTGTGCAAAGAAGAAATTAAAAAGTTGAAGAAATCAATGAGCAATGA GTTTGTGAAGTTACGTTTCCCCAAATTCTCCGTCTCCGGCACTGTCAACCTGaaagaaacattaaaaaaattgggCATAGAAGACGTTTTCTCAGACAGCGCTGATCTTTCTGGTATTACCGGAGCACCCAACGTGAAGATTTCTAAG GGTGTCCATAAAGCTGTACTCAATGTTAATGAGCACGGGACAGAAGCGGCAGGTGCCACCGCACTGGAGGGAACCCCCATGATGCTTCCTCATTCTGTTAAAATCGATCGTCCTTTCCTTTTCTTATTGTATGACTACATAACTAAAAGCATTCTATTCATGGGAAGAATTGTCAACCCACAGAAATGA